The DNA region TCAACATTCTAATGCTGGACAGAGGACCCAACATAAACCAACGTAAATGCCCCGCAAGCCGCGGATTCGAATGTGTCCACTGTGAACCATGCCTAGTTTTATCCGGATGGGGAGGAGCTGGAGCATTCAGTGATGGCAAACTAACCTTGTCCACAGAAGTAGGCGGATGGCTCAACGAATACGTGTCTTCAAAAGAGCTCGAAGAACTCGTCAACCACGTAGACAGTTTATACTTAAAATTTGGCGCAACCGAGCACGTTTACGGAGCAGACGTCGAAAAGATGGAAGAAATCGAACGAAAAGCATCATTAGCCGGCTTGAAGCTTATTCGCCAAAAAATCCGACACATGGGCACAGAAAGATGCGCTCAAACCCTTCGAAAAATGCGCCAAGAATTAAACAACAAAGTGGATTTCAAACCAAGAAAAGACGTCAAAGGACTCATAGTGAAGAACGGCACAGTGGAAGGCGTTGAAACAGTAAACGGCGAAAGATTCTTTGGAAAATACGTTATTGTTGCGCCAGGCAGAAGCGGGGCAGAGTGGCTTCAAGCAGAAGCACAAGCATTAGGCTTGAAAACACTGAACAATCCAGTTGACGTTGGAATAAGAGTGGAAGTCTTAGCCTCTGTAATGGAAGAATTAACAAACGCTCTTTATGAGCCAAAACTTGTTTATTACTCCAAATCCTTCGATGACCAAGTTCGCACTTTCTGTGTCGCGCCTTATGGAGAGGTCATAACAGAATCTTACAACGGCGTCTTAACAGTCAACGGACAAAGCTACGCTGAACGAAAGACAGAAAACACAAACTTCGCCATCCTCGTAAGCACGTCATTCACTGAACCCTTCAAAGAGCCAATAGCCTACGGAAAATACCTCGCCAGACTCTCGAATCTTCTCAGCGGCAGCGTAATAATCCAACGACTAGGCGATTTAGAAGCTGGAAGAAGGTCAACAGCCGAAAGAATCTCGCGAAGCGTCATCATTCCAACATTAAAAAATGCCACACCAGGCGACCTCAGCTTCGTTTTGCCATACCGTTACCTCGCAGACATCAGAGAAATGCTCCAAGCCTTGGACAATTTGATTCCAGGCATCTATTCCAGAGACACTCTGCTCTATGGAGTGGAAGTAAAATTTTACTCCTCAAAACTGCAGTTGAGCAACTGTTTAGAAACAAAAATAAACAATTTGTTCACAATTGGAGACGGTGCAGGCGTCACACGCGGACTAGTTCAAGCATCAGCATCCGGCATAATTGTTGCCAGAGAAATCATAAAGAGAGAAAAGCAGAAAGCGTGAAGATTGAATGTCAATAGTCGAAACGATTAGCTGTTCACATTGCGGCGCACCAATCTTTTTTAAACCCGGCGAAATCATAGCAACATGCAGATACTGCGGTTACACCGTCGTCATACAAACGGGAAAAGCCTTCACCTTCGAACACTCAATGTTACTGAACGAGTACGACCAAACACAAATCGAAGAAGCAATAAGACATTGGATGCGCAGCGGCTTTTTGAAACCGCCAGACCTTGCCAGAAAATCAAAACTAACAGAAAAATTCCTCATGTATGTGCCGTTTTGGGTCGTGACTGCGAAAGTGGAGACTACTTATAAGGGGGTATTTGAGCGAATCGCTCCTCCAATTGTTAAGGAAGGTCGAATAGCGAAAGAATATGACTGGCTTGTCCTTGCAAGAAAAGCGACTGAATTTCCCACAAGGGAATATGATGTGCCTTTAGATGGCAAGGTTCCATACGATTTTAGACGCATTGAGGATTTTGCTAAAACTCTTAACAGCGAAATTGACAAGAATGAAGCAGTTGAGCGGGCTAAACAAGAAATTGAAGAGCATCACCGGCATCTGGCGATGCAAGACGTGGATAAAGTGATTGAAATGAAAAGCGAAATTAACGTAAATCAAACAGTTTACCTGCACGCTCCTATATGGTTCATAAAATACGATTATGAGGGCAAAACTTACCAGTTATACGTTGACGGCGCAACTGGGACAGTCATAAAAGGCGACATTCCTCCAGCTAAATTCGGGATACTTTAAAAATGTTGCTAAAGCAATAAGAAGGCACAGTTGATAAACATTTTTTTATTTACGTCTAACTAATGCTAATAGAGGCTAGACTGCGAATGAGCCAGAAAATCATCGGTCGAGGAACATGGTACGACAAAATGGCAGCAAAAATAATCGAAAGAGAACAGAAACTAGGCAGAAGCTTAAATTTAATTCGAACCGAAATGGGCATAGCAGCCTCTGGTTTTCCGCATATCGGCAATCTAAGCGATGCAGCGCGGTCTTTCGCCGTGACTTTGGCACTCAGAGAGCAAGGCTTCAAATCCG from Candidatus Bathyarchaeota archaeon A05DMB-5 includes:
- a CDS encoding NAD(P)/FAD-dependent oxidoreductase, which produces MKYDVIIVGAGPAGIFAALELTEKTKLNILMLDRGPNINQRKCPASRGFECVHCEPCLVLSGWGGAGAFSDGKLTLSTEVGGWLNEYVSSKELEELVNHVDSLYLKFGATEHVYGADVEKMEEIERKASLAGLKLIRQKIRHMGTERCAQTLRKMRQELNNKVDFKPRKDVKGLIVKNGTVEGVETVNGERFFGKYVIVAPGRSGAEWLQAEAQALGLKTLNNPVDVGIRVEVLASVMEELTNALYEPKLVYYSKSFDDQVRTFCVAPYGEVITESYNGVLTVNGQSYAERKTENTNFAILVSTSFTEPFKEPIAYGKYLARLSNLLSGSVIIQRLGDLEAGRRSTAERISRSVIIPTLKNATPGDLSFVLPYRYLADIREMLQALDNLIPGIYSRDTLLYGVEVKFYSSKLQLSNCLETKINNLFTIGDGAGVTRGLVQASASGIIVAREIIKREKQKA
- a CDS encoding zinc ribbon domain-containing protein, which encodes MSIVETISCSHCGAPIFFKPGEIIATCRYCGYTVVIQTGKAFTFEHSMLLNEYDQTQIEEAIRHWMRSGFLKPPDLARKSKLTEKFLMYVPFWVVTAKVETTYKGVFERIAPPIVKEGRIAKEYDWLVLARKATEFPTREYDVPLDGKVPYDFRRIEDFAKTLNSEIDKNEAVERAKQEIEEHHRHLAMQDVDKVIEMKSEINVNQTVYLHAPIWFIKYDYEGKTYQLYVDGATGTVIKGDIPPAKFGIL